GGTCGGCGTCTGCGTCTCCTCGGCCCGGCGCTCGGCGTGCTTCTCCCGGCTCATGGAAAAGCCGAGCAGGCCGCCGGCGATGCCGAAGCTGGCGTAGTCCAACGGTGCGATCCGGGCCAACGGGGCGAAGAAGCCGGTGGGCTCGCCGATGGCCAAGGCGGTCGGGTTGGCACTGAGCCAAGCAGCGACGTAGCCGACCACCCCGACGAGGATCGGCCCGCCCCAGAACCACGCGTTGGGCCGGGTCTCGACCGACTGGTGCGCGACCCACGCCCCGACCGTCCCGGCGGTGAAAATCGCCATCAGGGCCTGCATTTTCAGGTCCGTTCGTGCCAGCAGCATCGCCAGGATCGTGCAGATGGCCGCGGAGGTCACCAAGGCGAGGGCTTTCTGGTCGATCGGCTCTTTCTTGGCGTCCGGTTCGCCGGTGCGGTTGGCTTCGACACCGACAAGCTGCCGCGAGGCCAACCATCCGACCGCCACCACCGCCGAGAGCAGCAACAGCTCGAAGAGCATCAGCAGAAAGAAGCCCGGTTCCCGTCCGAGCAACTGATCCCCGACCGGTCCGCCACGCATCGAGATCGCCGCCAGCCCGAAGGTCGCGCAGCCCCAGCCCGCCGACCGACTCCAACGCACACAGATCACATGGCCGATCACCAACGCCACCGCATAACCGACCAGCACCACAGCCGCCGCCCCCGCCGCCCCCGGCGTCGCGAGCAGGACCACGCTGTCGCCCTCGAACGTCGGCACGTCCAGCAAACCCGCGAACATCCGCATCCACAACCAGCAAAGCCCCCCGGCCAGGAGGACGTAAACCTTGCTTTTGCCGAGGATGGTGTCGAGGAGGGACATGGAGAAGCAGCGAGGGGTTGAGCAGCGAGTAGCGAGGGGCCGGGAACGGTACGCTATCGCTGTCCCTCGCTAATCGCTACTCAACCCCTCGCTTTCCGTGACCCTAACATAACCCGATGTCCCGCGCCCTCTTTCCCGAACTCGATCTGGAGTTGCCCGACGATCGGCCGAAGCCGGGCAAGCGGCCGTCGTACTTCGCGGCGGTGGCGTTGGAGCAGTCGATCGACAAGGAACTCGACTACGAGGTTCCTGCCGCGATGTGGGACGAGGTTAAGATCGGCCAGCGGGTTCGTGTGCCGCTCGGTCGGGGCAACAAACTCGCCCACGGCTACATCGTCGGCCTGCACCGCGAGCAGCGTTACCCCAAGACCAAGCCCATCCGCACCATCACCGACCCCCGGCCGCTGGTCGACGGACAGTTGCTTGAACTGGCGCGGTGGATCGGGCGGTACTACGTCTGTCCGATTGGCACGGTGATCGACTCGATCCTGCCGAGTGCGGTGAAGAAACGCGTCGGGATCGGTTACGTCACGATGTGTCGGTTGGCGATGACGCGTGACGCGGTACAGGACTTGTTGGAAAACACGAAAGCGCCGAAGCGGCGGGCCTTGCTCGGCCGACTGTTGCAGGTCGAAGAGGGCGGCGAGATCGAGTTGGCCAAGCTCGCCGGCGAGGCGGGGGTCAAGCCGCCGACGGTGCGGCGACTGTCCAAGCTTGGCGTCATCACGCTCCGCAACGTCGCCGATCTGCCGGCGTTGTCGGTACCGAAAAATTGGTCAGGGCCAAGGCAACAACCACTCACGCTTTCCGACGAACAACGCGTGGTCATGGACAACCTGACGCCGCGCTTGGTCGATGGCTTTTCGGTCAACCTTCTGCACGGCGTCACCGGCAGCGGCAAGACCGAGGTGTATCTCCAGGCGATCGCGAAGGTCGTCGAAGCGGGCAAGCAGGCGATCGTGCTGGTGCCGGAGATCGCGCTCACGCCCCAGACGGTTCGGCGGTTCACCGGGCGATTCGAGAAAGTCGCCGTGCTCCACAGTGGGTTGACGGCGGGGGCGCGTCACCGCTTCTGGCAACAGATCGCCGCGGGTCAGGCCGACGTTGTCGTCGGTGCCCGCAGCGCGATCTTCGCCCCGGTGCCCAAGCTCGGCATCGTCGTCGTCGACGAGGAGCACGAGAACTCGTACAAACAGGATCAAGCCCCGCGCTACCACGCCCGGGACGTGGCGATCAAGCGGGCGCAGATGGCCGAGTGCGCGGTGGTGCTCGGGAGTGCGACGCCATCGCTGGAAAGCTGGGAGCGGGCCAAGTCCGGGCATTTGCTCTCGTTGCCAAGCCGGGTCGCGGATCGGCCGATGCCCGCGATCGAGATCATCGACCTCCGCAACGTCCAACGCCAGACCAGGCGGATCGAACTGCTAAGCCCACGCCTCGAGCATTTGCTGCGTGTCACGAAGGAGGCGGGGGAGCAGGGTATTTTGCTGCTGAACCGGCGGGGCTATGCGAACTTCGTGTTTTGCCCGTCGTGTTTGGAGCCGGTGAACTGCCGGTTCTGCGACGCGACGATGACGTACCACCGCAACGTCGGCGAGGGGCCGGGCAGCGGGTCGTTCGAGGCGGGCAAGCACACCGGGCAGCTGCACTGCCACTACTGCCTCGCGGTGAATCCGTTGCCGCCTAGCTGCGAGGCGTGCGGGCACAAGCTCTCGCTCTTCGGCCTCGGTACCCAACGCGTCGAAGAGGAGATCCGACGCAAGCTCCCCGACCTGCGGTTCGAGCGGGTCGACTCCGACACGATGCGCGGCGGCAGTCAGTACGAGCAGGTGCTCGACCGCTTCAGTCGCGGCGAACTCGATGTCCTGCTCGGCACGCAGATGATCGCCAAGGGCTTGGATTATCCGAACGTGACGTTCGTGGGGATCGTCAGCGGCGACACGGCGCTGAGCCTGCCGGACTTCCGGGCCAGCGAGCGAACGTTCCAACTCATCACGCAGGTCGCCGGTCGAGCCGGTCGCGGTGAAAAGCCGGGCCGGGTCGCGTTGCAGACGTTCATGCCCGACGACCCGACGATCCGGTCGGCACTGGCCGGGGATTACGAACGATTTGCCGACCGCGAGCTGGAACTTCGTCGCCAGACCGGTCAGCCGCCGTTCGCGCGGATGGCGCGGATCGTGGTACGCGATCAGGACGAGAAGAAGCTCGCGAGCCGATGTCAGCAACTCGTTGTCGACCTCGGCCCGGCCGTCGCCAGCGAGAACAGCGTCACCCTGCGCGGTCCGCACCCGTGTGCCATCTCCCGCATCAGCGGCTATTGGCGGCAGCAGGTCTTGCTCAGCGCTCCGTCGGCGTTGCCGTTGCAGCGGGTGCTGAGCCGTGCCCGGTCCGCCGGTAACTTCGCGACCAACGATCGCTTGGCCGTCGACGTCGATCCGGTGTCGTTGCTGTAGCAGCGGTCACGCCGGTATGCGGTCGTCGAGCTTCTCGATGAAGTTTTGCAGTTGTTGTCGGCGGCGGCCCGTGAGTGAGCGTTGGCCGAACCGCACGTCGTAGAATATCTCGGTCAGTCGGCCGACCGCATCGAACGCCTCGGCCGGGAGAAAGGTCAGCGACGCGGCGAACTCGCGGGGCGTGAGATGGTCGGGCCGGGTAATGCCACGTTTTGCGAGGAACCGCAGCAGGTCGTCGTAGAACGCCAGTTGCCGGGCGAGACGGCGCTTGCGGTCGGCGGGGAGTTCCTCGATGCCGATGCGTTTGGCCCGGCGGCGCAAGCGGATGCGTTCGATACCGAACCACGTCAGCAAGCCGAGGATCGCGATGACCGCGAGCACGAGCAGTCCGGTGATCAGTTTTTCGCTCA
This genomic window from Planctomycetota bacterium contains:
- the priA gene encoding primosomal protein N', coding for MSRALFPELDLELPDDRPKPGKRPSYFAAVALEQSIDKELDYEVPAAMWDEVKIGQRVRVPLGRGNKLAHGYIVGLHREQRYPKTKPIRTITDPRPLVDGQLLELARWIGRYYVCPIGTVIDSILPSAVKKRVGIGYVTMCRLAMTRDAVQDLLENTKAPKRRALLGRLLQVEEGGEIELAKLAGEAGVKPPTVRRLSKLGVITLRNVADLPALSVPKNWSGPRQQPLTLSDEQRVVMDNLTPRLVDGFSVNLLHGVTGSGKTEVYLQAIAKVVEAGKQAIVLVPEIALTPQTVRRFTGRFEKVAVLHSGLTAGARHRFWQQIAAGQADVVVGARSAIFAPVPKLGIVVVDEEHENSYKQDQAPRYHARDVAIKRAQMAECAVVLGSATPSLESWERAKSGHLLSLPSRVADRPMPAIEIIDLRNVQRQTRRIELLSPRLEHLLRVTKEAGEQGILLLNRRGYANFVFCPSCLEPVNCRFCDATMTYHRNVGEGPGSGSFEAGKHTGQLHCHYCLAVNPLPPSCEACGHKLSLFGLGTQRVEEEIRRKLPDLRFERVDSDTMRGGSQYEQVLDRFSRGELDVLLGTQMIAKGLDYPNVTFVGIVSGDTALSLPDFRASERTFQLITQVAGRAGRGEKPGRVALQTFMPDDPTIRSALAGDYERFADRELELRRQTGQPPFARMARIVVRDQDEKKLASRCQQLVVDLGPAVASENSVTLRGPHPCAISRISGYWRQQVLLSAPSALPLQRVLSRARSAGNFATNDRLAVDVDPVSLL